One genomic window of Salvelinus alpinus chromosome 9, SLU_Salpinus.1, whole genome shotgun sequence includes the following:
- the klhdc4 gene encoding kelch domain-containing protein 4, translating into MGKKGKKEQKKVKGAEKTAAKMDKKISKRSKREEEDLAALIAEFQSLDAKKTTVVETACPPPSPRLNASLSAHPDKDELILFGGEFFNGKKTYLYNDLFFYNIKKNTWVKSDIPNPPPRRCAHQAVVVPQAGGQLWLFGGEFASPDGEQFYHYKDLWVLHLSTNTWEQIKVPGAPSGRSGHRMVLSKRQLLVFGGFHESARDFIYYNDVHAFSLDSFTWSRLSPSGNGPSPRSACQMTSTPDCSGVIIYGGYSKVKAKKDVEKGTIHSDMFLLKRDGKEEQEKWLWSRVSPSGSKPPARSGFSLAVGPTGRALLFGGVCDEEEDETLEGDFYNDLYLYDINKHRWFPAQLKGCKSEKKKRRRGKKGGETGEGSGQGQEEEGAAAQGPVEVIKEIVTEDGTVMTIKEIIPGTQAEEESEEEEEEEGEEGASAILVEPCARSSAMATVKYGKLYLYGGMFEVGDRQFTLNDLYCLDLHKMDQWEVLVEMDPKTQEWLDDWSDSEDDEEGDEEEAKGGDDEEKAKGGDDEEEESEEESDEQDEEDHPPVQPGEALEDFQSRTEQYWVGQARANMGPEVKDTKVQKVGIAMAKVFYEDQQ; encoded by the exons ATGGGCAAAAAGGGTAAAAAAGAGCAAAAGAAAGTGAAAGGAGCAGAGAAGACAGCAGCCAAAATGGATAAAAAGATTTCAAAGCGGTCTAAACGAGAAGAG GAGGACCTGGCTGCGCTGATAGCTGAGTTTCAGTCCTTGGATGCAAAGAAGACAACAGTTGTGGAGACCGCCTGCCCGCCCCCCTCACCCAG GTTGAACGCCTCTCTGTCAGCACACCCCGACAAGGATGAGCTGATCTTGTTTGGAGGCGAGTTCTTCAATGGCAAAAAG ACGTACCTCTACAATGACCTGTTCTTCTATAACATAAAGAAGAACACCTGGGTGAAGTCAGACATCCCCAACCCTCCTCCACGACGCTGTGCTCACCAG gCGGTGGTAGTTCCCCAGGCAggggggcagctgtggttgtttgGCGGGGAGTTTGCGTCTCCTGACGGGGAGCAGTTTTACCACTATAAAGACCTCTGGGTTCTTCACCTCTCCACAAACACCTGGGAGCAGATCAA GGTTCCAGGTGCACCCTCTGGTAGGAGTGGACATCGTATGGTCCTGAGTAAGAGGCAGTTGCTGGTGTTCGGAGGCTTCCACGAAAGTGCTAG GGATTTTATCTACTACAACGATGTACACGCCTTCAGTCTGGACTCCTTCACCTGGAGTCGCCTCTCCCCCTCCGGCAACGGCCCCTCCCCTCGCTCAGCCTGCCAGATGACCTCTACCCCCGATTGCTCCGGGGTCATCATCTACGGAGGATACTCCAAAGTG AAAGCTAAGAAAGATGTGGAAAAGGGAACCATCCACTCTGACATGTTTCTTCTCAAGAGAGATGGCAAAGAAGAACAAG AGAAGTGGTTGTGGTCCCGGGTGAGTCCCTCAGGCTCCAAGCCACCCGCCCGGTCGGGCTTCTCCCTGGCTGTGGGGCCCACGGGCCGGGCGCTGCTCTTCGGAGGGGTGTGTGACGAGGAGGAAGATGAGACTCTGGAGGGGGACTTCTACAACGACCTTTACCTGTATGACATCAACAAGCACCGCTGGTTCCCTGCTCAGCTCAAG GGCTGTAAGTCGGAGAAGAAGAAGCGTCGACGGgggaagaagggaggggagacaggggagggttCAGGGCAGGGTCAGGAGGAGGAAGGAGCAGCAGCACAGGGACCTGTGGAGGTCATCAAGGAGATTGTCACTGAAGACGGAACGGTCATGACCATCAAGGAAATAATCCCCGGGACACAGGCGGAggaagagagtgaggaagaggaggaggaggaaggtgaggAAGGTGCCTCGGCCATCCTTGTCGAGCCTTGTGCTCGCTCCAGCGCCATGGCAACAGTGAAATATGGGAAGCTGTATTTGTACGGGGGCATGTTTGAGGTGGGCGACCGCCAGTTCACCCTCAACGACCTGTACTGTCTGGACCTCCACAAGATGGACCAGTGGGAGGTGCTGGTCGAGATGGACCCCA AGACCCAAGAGTGGCTGGACGACTGGTCTGACTCAGAGGACGATGAGGAGGGGGACGAAGAGGAGGCTAAAGGAGGTGATGACGAAGAGAAGGCTAAAGGAGGTGATGACGAAGAGGAGGAATCTGAAGAAGAAAGTGACGAACAAG ATGAGGAGGATCACCCCCCAGTGCAGCCAGGTGAGGCGCTGGAAGACTTCCAGAGTCGTACAGAGCAATACTGGGTAGGCCAGGCCCGGGCCAACATGGGCCCAGAGGTTAAGGACACAAAGGTGCAGAAAGTGGGCATAGCCATGGCCAAGGTGTTCTATGAAGACCAGCAGTGA